In a single window of the Spartobacteria bacterium genome:
- a CDS encoding glycosyltransferase family 9 protein codes for MYIKSFLLTHSIDILYIQILKPYTHSNLPFCFLYGVFGGINSASKCEAGRTMAGKKILLIKLGYCETLVNEQGFVPSLGDVFRHTVLLHRYKDDEVTWLTSQSARPLLDGNPLIHEVLNFTDVDESTFAQREFDELLCIEKAPSVCALAQSIRAKKRFGFNWNGTSVGAHPLAQAALDIANGKDHFLPIQALLYQMVKDYWNGEDYVLGYRPKPLPEYDVGLNFRVGSKWPTKLWPMDHWETLADLCTSSGISVSWQKGEKDIHTYMDWIHAGKIVITGDSLGMHLGLAMKKRVVALFGPTPSDGIYMYRRGMVVRANWSCLKMPCMRPECPVGNRCMWSIQPEMVFQAIVNMKQEVDEEMQWASSGEAL; via the coding sequence ATGTATATCAAGTCGTTTCTGCTAACGCATTCGATTGATATTTTGTATATTCAGATTCTAAAGCCATATACCCATTCTAACCTACCTTTTTGCTTTTTATATGGTGTTTTTGGTGGCATAAATTCTGCTTCTAAATGTGAAGCAGGAAGAACTATGGCAGGGAAAAAAATACTACTGATTAAATTGGGATATTGCGAAACACTGGTCAATGAACAGGGGTTTGTGCCCAGTCTTGGCGATGTGTTTCGTCATACCGTGCTGCTGCATCGGTATAAAGATGACGAAGTAACATGGCTTACCAGTCAGTCCGCACGTCCTTTACTGGACGGAAATCCCCTGATCCATGAAGTACTCAATTTCACCGATGTGGATGAATCGACCTTTGCACAGCGTGAGTTTGATGAACTGCTCTGCATCGAAAAAGCGCCATCGGTCTGTGCACTGGCTCAGTCCATCCGCGCAAAAAAACGTTTCGGGTTCAATTGGAACGGTACCTCGGTGGGGGCGCATCCCCTGGCGCAGGCGGCACTGGATATTGCCAATGGAAAAGATCATTTTTTGCCCATTCAGGCGCTGCTCTATCAGATGGTCAAGGATTATTGGAACGGAGAAGATTATGTACTCGGGTATCGACCGAAACCCCTTCCTGAGTATGATGTGGGATTAAACTTTCGAGTGGGGTCGAAATGGCCGACCAAATTATGGCCCATGGATCACTGGGAAACACTGGCCGACCTGTGTACATCTTCCGGGATATCGGTTTCGTGGCAAAAGGGCGAAAAGGATATTCATACTTATATGGACTGGATTCATGCGGGGAAAATCGTAATTACCGGGGACAGTCTGGGGATGCATCTGGGATTAGCCATGAAAAAACGCGTGGTGGCACTGTTCGGTCCGACGCCGTCAGACGGAATTTACATGTATCGACGCGGCATGGTGGTGCGGGCCAATTGGTCCTGTTTGAAAATGCCCTGCATGCGGCCTGAATGTCCTGTGGGAAATCGCTGTATGTGGTCGATTCAGCCGGAAATGGTTTTTCAGGCCATTGTCAATATGAAGCAGGAAGTCGATGAAGAAATGCAGTGGGCTTCCAGTGGAGAAGCCTTGTGA
- a CDS encoding DUF21 domain-containing protein, whose translation MSGILMEIGLILACILFQAYFAGMETGVISVNKLRVQHALRNNIPGARPLDFFIRNPDHLFSTTLVGTNLFMVLISVLAADLSFRTMGDLGPAVSGILITFIDLVFAEYLPKAWFRSKPVERTMLLIQPLYWIRYLFHPVGNIVVIITRMFIPDRKNKRGTRPIVTRDEIVHLSTDLERTGSLMNVKSEMIQNVMNLSHKSCLHAMTPAKHVVFVNGSMPREQFISLVRMHDFKRYPVYEHDRYNITGIIHVFDVLFDTKADPSTPIATYKKPALFVPPQLAVDDALTLFRSRNQPVALVKKEHSDQVIGLLSVENILDDALPARTDRPR comes from the coding sequence ATGAGCGGCATATTAATGGAAATCGGCCTCATTCTCGCCTGCATTCTTTTTCAGGCCTATTTCGCCGGTATGGAAACGGGCGTCATTTCGGTCAATAAACTGCGCGTCCAGCACGCACTGCGTAATAATATTCCCGGAGCCCGCCCGCTTGACTTTTTCATACGGAATCCAGACCATCTATTTTCCACAACATTGGTGGGAACAAACCTATTCATGGTTCTCATCTCGGTTCTAGCCGCCGACTTATCATTCCGAACCATGGGCGACTTAGGTCCGGCCGTCTCCGGCATTCTCATTACATTCATTGATCTTGTTTTTGCCGAATATCTGCCCAAAGCCTGGTTCCGAAGCAAGCCCGTCGAACGCACCATGCTGCTGATCCAGCCTCTTTACTGGATTCGCTATTTATTCCATCCCGTTGGAAACATCGTTGTCATCATCACACGCATGTTCATCCCCGACCGCAAAAATAAGCGAGGCACAAGACCCATCGTTACACGCGATGAAATTGTCCATTTATCGACCGATCTCGAACGCACCGGCAGCTTAATGAATGTAAAATCAGAAATGATTCAGAACGTAATGAACCTCAGCCATAAAAGCTGCCTCCATGCGATGACGCCAGCGAAGCATGTCGTGTTCGTTAATGGATCGATGCCGCGCGAACAGTTCATCAGCCTGGTGCGGATGCATGACTTCAAACGCTACCCGGTTTACGAGCATGATCGCTACAATATCACTGGCATCATCCATGTCTTTGATGTCCTCTTTGACACCAAAGCCGACCCGTCCACGCCCATTGCAACCTACAAGAAACCCGCCCTTTTTGTACCGCCTCAACTGGCCGTTGATGATGCGCTAACCCTGTTTCGCTCCCGCAACCAACCCGTAGCACTAGTCAAAAAGGAACACAGCGACCAAGTCATCGGCCTGCTGTCCGTTGAAAATATACTCGATGACGCCCTGCCGGCACGGACTGACCGTCCGCGCTAA
- a CDS encoding HlyC/CorC family transporter produces the protein MLFIDIFVIFILLFCSAFFSSAEVTFFSLNPLDIRRIRSRRKRCGTHIEQILAQPNRLLSSILIGNTLVNISASMVTFALVSTYLHSHAEPVSVALITVLLLIFGEIGPKRLAVMHTETMAIMYTPVIRLIIRLLTPLRFILEYSTQHLHHHLDTEAPSITQAEFGTLIDLSEQNGIIDPDEGDMLHKILMMEDLKASDLMIPRMDIIGFDQCLSQEDRESIILSARVAHVVVYDGSIDNIIGVLDVFAYMIDPQHNLPAAMRPPYYIPECIRLGQQLHDFQKGKQQFAIVVDEYGGTSGIVTRGIILEAVVGESTDANSDELPTIQELEKDHWLVDAEINLEELNNELGLHLAEEGIDRLSGWITAIREFIPSPGDVVVGQGIRATVREMNDKRMIRVEIQKINPELNDGDAL, from the coding sequence ATGCTGTTTATTGATATTTTTGTCATCTTTATTCTGCTGTTTTGTTCTGCTTTCTTTTCCAGTGCGGAGGTAACGTTTTTCTCGCTGAACCCACTTGATATCCGACGCATCCGCAGTCGACGCAAGCGTTGCGGAACGCATATTGAACAGATTTTGGCGCAGCCAAACCGCTTGTTGTCCTCCATCCTCATCGGCAACACGCTTGTGAACATCAGCGCCTCCATGGTCACTTTTGCCCTTGTTTCAACCTATCTCCACAGCCATGCAGAACCAGTGTCTGTCGCCCTCATTACGGTTCTTCTACTTATTTTCGGTGAAATCGGCCCGAAGCGTCTTGCAGTGATGCACACGGAAACCATGGCCATTATGTACACCCCTGTTATCAGACTGATTATTCGACTGTTAACACCGCTGCGATTCATCTTGGAATACAGCACACAGCACCTGCATCATCATCTCGACACCGAAGCGCCATCCATCACACAAGCCGAATTTGGAACACTCATTGATCTCAGCGAACAAAACGGCATCATTGACCCCGATGAAGGTGATATGCTGCACAAGATATTGATGATGGAGGATTTAAAAGCCAGCGATCTCATGATTCCCCGCATGGATATCATCGGATTTGATCAGTGCCTTTCGCAAGAAGACCGGGAGTCCATTATTCTTTCTGCACGCGTCGCTCATGTCGTGGTCTATGACGGGTCTATTGACAATATTATCGGCGTACTGGATGTGTTTGCCTACATGATCGATCCTCAGCACAATCTGCCGGCAGCCATGCGGCCGCCCTACTATATTCCTGAGTGCATACGACTGGGTCAGCAGCTTCATGATTTTCAAAAAGGAAAGCAGCAGTTTGCCATTGTTGTCGATGAATACGGCGGAACATCAGGCATTGTAACACGAGGCATCATTCTGGAAGCCGTCGTCGGCGAATCAACCGATGCCAACTCTGATGAATTACCCACCATTCAGGAACTGGAAAAAGATCACTGGCTGGTCGATGCCGAAATCAATCTGGAGGAACTCAACAATGAACTGGGATTACATCTTGCAGAGGAAGGCATAGACAGACTCTCGGGCTGGATAACCGCCATTCGGGAATTCATCCCCTCCCCCGGCGATGTCGTCGTCGGACAGGGCATTCGAGCCACCGTTCGCGAAATGAATGACAAACGCATGATCCGTGTAGAAATACAAAAAATCAATCCCGAGCTGAACGACGGAGATGCGTTATGA
- a CDS encoding MATE family efflux transporter yields the protein MTEKKSNLTRKTDAMGTHGIWMLLLRFSIPTTIGTAAFTIYNIVDRIVIGRSSGMDAIAGISITFPLFMVCIAIGMMIGIGGCTRTSLRLGEGRHEDAERILGNVVALFVLCGLTMSVLGLIFLEPMMRLFGASDVTMPYARVYMRILLCFVATDFIAMGMNGMLRAEGSTTISMLTLVLGSLLNVVLDYLFIMVFDMGVAGAAWATGISKTASAAWILWHFCYSPRRSLTLHLKNMRIHREVTLSILQIGISPFILQFMSSVMAVLMNRTLLAYGGDDAVGAMGVIFGLFMLLMMPAMGLMQGGQPIIGYNYGARQFDRVKQALNASLTLAVAISLLGSCFFQIFPAFFITLFAKGNAHVIALASHGLRLFTMLFPLAAAQMIISNYFLASGRPKISILLNLMRQVLFFMTFLFVLPRLFGLTGIWLVAPASDVCALVVALYMMRREYHRLGAIQSDDPRKVIRL from the coding sequence ATGACCGAAAAAAAGTCGAATTTAACCCGTAAAACCGATGCCATGGGCACGCATGGCATCTGGATGCTGCTGCTCCGCTTCAGTATTCCAACCACGATTGGAACGGCGGCCTTCACCATTTATAACATTGTCGACCGCATAGTCATCGGTCGTTCATCCGGCATGGATGCCATTGCCGGGATTAGTATTACCTTTCCCTTGTTCATGGTCTGTATTGCTATCGGAATGATGATAGGTATCGGGGGCTGCACGCGAACATCGCTGCGGCTGGGCGAAGGACGGCACGAAGATGCAGAGCGTATTCTCGGTAATGTGGTAGCGCTTTTTGTACTGTGTGGTCTCACCATGTCGGTACTGGGACTGATCTTTTTAGAACCGATGATGCGTTTGTTTGGTGCCAGTGATGTCACCATGCCCTATGCCAGAGTCTATATGCGTATCTTGCTCTGTTTTGTGGCCACCGATTTCATTGCCATGGGCATGAACGGTATGCTTCGGGCGGAAGGCAGTACGACCATATCCATGTTGACGCTGGTTTTGGGTTCCCTGCTCAATGTAGTGTTGGATTACCTGTTTATCATGGTGTTTGATATGGGGGTGGCGGGTGCTGCCTGGGCGACGGGTATTTCAAAAACGGCGTCGGCCGCCTGGATCCTCTGGCATTTCTGTTATTCACCTCGTCGATCTTTAACCCTGCATCTAAAAAATATGCGCATTCACCGGGAGGTTACGTTATCCATTTTGCAGATCGGTATTTCTCCCTTCATTCTTCAATTTATGAGCAGTGTGATGGCCGTGCTGATGAATCGGACGTTGCTGGCGTATGGTGGTGATGATGCCGTCGGAGCCATGGGAGTTATTTTTGGTCTGTTCATGCTTTTGATGATGCCGGCCATGGGTCTCATGCAGGGTGGACAGCCCATCATCGGGTACAATTACGGAGCCCGCCAGTTTGACCGAGTAAAACAGGCGTTAAACGCGTCACTGACACTGGCTGTGGCTATTTCACTGCTGGGAAGTTGTTTTTTTCAGATTTTTCCGGCCTTTTTTATCACCCTGTTTGCCAAAGGAAATGCACACGTCATTGCTTTGGCCTCCCATGGATTGCGTCTTTTTACCATGCTGTTTCCTTTGGCCGCCGCACAGATGATCATCTCCAATTATTTTCTCGCCAGCGGGCGACCCAAAATCAGCATTCTTCTGAACCTGATGCGGCAGGTGCTGTTTTTTATGACATTCCTGTTTGTTCTTCCCAGACTGTTTGGACTCACCGGTATATGGCTGGTGGCGCCTGCTAGTGATGTGTGTGCGCTCGTGGTGGCCCTGTACATGATGCGCAGAGAATATCACCGTCTGGGTGCCATCCAGAGCGATGATCCTAGAAAGGTTATTAGGCTGTAG
- a CDS encoding radical SAM protein, whose protein sequence is MGFQWRSLVIALPESFNYIGIFLTYRCPYRCSYCINTFHSARAQRDMKRTECTADQWVTFFRQLDTHGVPITLQGGEPGVHPEFTDIVERTLAFHQVDILTNLAFDLDAFIARIDPEKMNREAPYAPIRVSYHPEQFSLETIVARVKKMQSAGFRVGLYGVMHPAQEQLVLDAQKQCLDEGIDFRVKPFLGTYQGKLYGEYAFPDGCSGMQKTCECAPTELLVGPDGLIYRCHYFCYTKAENRGHISDQGLTLSDAYCVCDQFGHCNPCDLKIKNNRFQQFGHIAAHIRNIRDIN, encoded by the coding sequence GTGGGCTTCCAGTGGAGAAGCCTTGTGATCGCTCTTCCGGAATCCTTCAATTACATCGGTATCTTTTTGACGTATCGCTGTCCCTACCGATGCAGCTACTGCATCAACACGTTTCATTCCGCCCGAGCACAGCGGGATATGAAGCGCACTGAATGCACGGCGGATCAGTGGGTTACATTCTTTCGCCAGCTGGATACCCATGGTGTTCCCATCACGCTTCAGGGCGGGGAGCCGGGTGTACATCCAGAATTTACGGATATCGTTGAGCGAACACTGGCGTTTCATCAGGTGGATATTCTGACCAATCTGGCCTTTGATCTGGATGCCTTTATTGCACGCATTGATCCGGAAAAGATGAATCGCGAAGCTCCTTATGCGCCCATTCGGGTGAGTTATCATCCCGAGCAGTTTTCCCTGGAAACCATAGTTGCGCGTGTCAAAAAGATGCAGTCGGCCGGATTTCGCGTCGGGCTGTATGGCGTGATGCATCCGGCACAGGAACAGCTGGTTCTTGATGCGCAAAAACAATGCCTCGACGAAGGGATTGATTTTCGGGTGAAGCCCTTTCTGGGGACGTATCAAGGAAAGTTATATGGCGAGTATGCCTTCCCTGACGGCTGTTCCGGCATGCAAAAGACCTGTGAGTGTGCGCCCACAGAATTATTAGTCGGCCCCGACGGTCTTATTTATCGCTGTCATTATTTTTGCTATACCAAAGCGGAAAATCGCGGTCATATTTCCGATCAGGGTCTGACACTGTCCGATGCGTATTGCGTCTGCGATCAGTTTGGACATTGCAATCCCTGCGATTTAAAAATTAAGAATAACCGGTTTCAGCAGTTTGGACATATCGCTGCCCATATTCGCAACATCCGCGATATAAACTAG
- a CDS encoding YjbQ family protein, with product MMEQFEIQSSCRTDFINITNPIQCMVTEAGLDEGVITVFVPHTTAGITINENADPDVVTDMKTVFDALIPWENKYRHAEGNTAAHVKSTICGSSIQIIVSGGRLQLGTWQSVYFCEFDGPRHRKVWVQM from the coding sequence ATTATGGAGCAATTCGAAATACAATCAAGCTGTAGAACAGATTTTATCAATATTACGAATCCAATCCAGTGCATGGTGACAGAAGCCGGACTTGACGAAGGGGTGATCACGGTCTTTGTCCCGCATACCACGGCGGGAATTACTATCAATGAAAATGCAGACCCGGATGTGGTAACGGATATGAAGACCGTTTTTGACGCGCTTATTCCATGGGAAAACAAGTATCGTCATGCAGAGGGCAATACTGCGGCGCATGTGAAATCCACGATTTGCGGCTCCTCCATTCAGATTATTGTATCCGGAGGCCGGCTGCAGCTGGGCACCTGGCAAAGTGTTTATTTTTGTGAATTTGACGGACCGCGACACCGTAAGGTATGGGTTCAGATGTAA